ATGGACGGGACCGGATTCTGCTTTATTTGCGACCGGGATGGAAACTACATCATGCACCCTTCCCGCAATGTCGAACAAAATGGCAACATCGCCCAGCATTTCGGATTCTCCATCAATGAGACCGAGAAAAAGGAGATGATCCAGAACATTCGGGACGGCAACGAATGTGCCTTTCACCTGCCCATCTCATCTGTTTACAAACACGGAGAATTCATCTTCATCACTCCCTGCGAAAATGGTTGGTCGATGGGATTCGCCGTCTCAGGAGACATGATCTGGAACAAAACGAAACAGCTCATCCTGCTGGTGGGCCTCTTCAGCCTGATTACCGGCACGACGGTTTGCCTTCTCGTGTATTTTTTTACCAAAAAATATAGCAAGTCCCTCATTGCCCTCAGCAAGGCCGTCAAAGATATCGGAGAAGGCAAATTCACCGTCCCCATCCCCAAATACAAGGACAAGGATGAAATCGGACTCCTGACGCGGACATTCTCGAACATGCAGATGGAACTCCTCTCCTATCTGCACGAACAGGAACTCAATATCATTGCCAAACAGGATTACCAGACCGATCTTTCCGTCGCCAAGAAAATCCAAATGAGCATCCTGCCCAAGCTCACGCACGAATTCACTCGTGATCACAATTTTCGCATCGGAGCCACCCTCATGACAGCCAAAGGTGTCGGAGGAGATCTTTACGATTTCTTCATGGCGGACAAAAACCATCTCGTCCTGATCATCGGGGATGTCTGCGGCAAGGGGATCCCCGCCGCTTTGTTCATGGCAGTCACCCAAACTCTCCAGCGCGGCATAGCCGTTCCCACAAAACGCGTCGATAAAATTGTGACGGAACTCAATACGATTCTCTACAATAACAACGACGCCAATATGTTCGTCACCTACTTCTGCGCTATCATGGACATCAGGACTGGCCGCATAAGCTACTGCAACGCCGGACATAACCCCCCCTTCATCCGCAAGGAATCGGGAGATCTCATCGAACTGTCCGTCAGAAACGGACTTCCCATCGCCATCTTCCCGCAAACCTATACCTACTCGGAAACAGTCCTGAATCCGGGAGACACACTCATCCTCTACACCGACGGCGTCACCGAAGCTTTCAATCCAGACCAGGAACTCTTTGGAGAAATCCGCCTCAAACAAGCCATCGCTTGCGCCATGAGCTCGGAACCAAGTTTCATCATCGACACCATCATTCGGCATATGAACCAGTTCGTCCGTGATTATGAACAATCAGACGATATCACAATTCTGGCCGTCACCAGAACCCAGGAACCATAAGCCTGAAAGTTCTAACGGCAGAGTTGTCTAAAAATTGCCGAAATACCTTGCATTTACAACGATCTTAAATTAAAAAACAGACAATGCAGGTTCAATCCGTTCATCAATTTAAAACCGGGTTCTCCAATGGGACCCAAGGGCTTTTTGATGCCATGGATTCCGCGGAAAAAGCATGTCAACAACACGGTGCCGATCTCAGATCGACTAACATAGTCAGACTCTGCATCGAAGAACTCGTCACCAACGCCCTCAAATACGGCTCCGACGAAAACACCCGTGTGACAGTCTCAATTACTTTGACTTTTTCCCAAGACAACATCCTGCTCATTATAGAAGACGATGCTCGACCCTTTAATCCATTGACCGAGGCTCCCAATCCCAACCTGACGGAAAAGCTGGAAGACCGGGCTATCGGAGGGATGGGTATTTACCTACTCAAAAACATGACTAAAAGCATGTCCTACCAATACAGCGAGCATAAAAACATCTTAACGATCTCCATTTAACACCCAAACACTAACAAGTACGATATGAGTCTTAACATCAGCACTCAGGAACGCAGCGTCGGACACTTTGTCATTTCCCTGTCCGGCAAACTGGATACGGAAACCTATTCCAAATTGGAAAATCTCATCAATAATCTGACAGAAGATCAAGTCAACTCCATCACCCTGAATATGGCGGATCTCACCTACATCAGCAGCATGGGGTTGCGCGTCATCATTCAAACGACAAAGATACTCAAGGAATGCCACGGGCAACTTATTATCACCAATGCCACTCCCCCTATCCAGGCTGTTCTGGAAATCGCTAAAACTCTCCCATCCCTTTCCATCTTCTCCTCCACGGCAGAAGCCGATGCTTATCTGGCCAATATCCAGAAAAACACGATCAAATAATATTCCGTCCACTTCTTCCCCCCGAGAAAACGGACAAACAATTTTGTGAGATCTGCAATGCTGTCGGGTTTTCCGTCAGCATTGTTTTTTATTTAGAGAGAAAGGATATAGAGATCATTCCCCGTCAAGGCAGCAAGGTACCAGGACGGCATCCCGCATCCCGTGGATTTTCTTTTTATCCTCCGGGGCAATCGTTGCCAACGCACCGCCCAAAACGACTTCTCCCGAAATACTACGATAGTAGTAGGGACACAGGCGGACACGCCCTTTCATCGTCCATAAAGCCCCCGTCTCTCTATCGTAGCAGGGGTGTTCCACTACTTTGCCGGAATGAAACTCCTGCATGATCCAGGGAGAAGAGCCGAACTGGGACAATGCCTCATCCAAGGCTTCCGACCATTCGCCAGAAGGCATATCGTGTCCTATAAACACCCCGCGAGCGCCCCAGGCAAGTTCATTGAACCCGGATATTTTAAGGACGAGGCGCCGTTCTTTCTGACTCATGGACGCTACCTCCCTCCAGTCATGTACATGAAGCCACGGTAGACAGGCCTGGGGCGGCAGGGGGGAAGGATCCACCACCCAGCCATGGGGTACCAGTTCGTTCATGCGTTCCAGATAAGCGCCACGCATACGGTTTTTCCATTCCTGCCGCAAACCAGGAGTATGGAAGAGAGCCAGCCACAACTTCTCCTCCAGATGCGGCACGGGAGGAGGAGATAAACGGATATGCCCGCCGGACGCCGCCTCCAGCAACTCACGACTGCCGGGAATAGCATCCGTATCGAACAATTCAAAAAAGCGGTACACGCATCGGCCTTCCCGCATTGCGTAAGACTCCGCAGGGGAACAAGAAAAGCCTTCCCCGAGAACTGAAGCGAAATATTGCATCTCAGCCATGTAATCGCCGGATTCCCTGGAAACGACAATATCAGCTCCCTCGGGATGCGCCAACCTGAAACCATCAATCATTCCGTCGCTTCCCCCCAGGATATTCCAGCCGGCAGCACCGTACAACCGGCTCAAAAACGTTGTTACACCCTGCCCA
This is a stretch of genomic DNA from Akkermansia sp. N21116. It encodes these proteins:
- a CDS encoding SpoIIE family protein phosphatase, which produces MVIIDRFRKAIKRSFVLKLNMGIMGIILVCFVAIAVILGKQSASQMEKTQMEHGILAVNRAASKIDMLMVHTENIAKINAAYIEAVKDPELRYKLVQRIVFRGITPFIKSDPCITGAGAALNPNFEEGSKLPCYNFFYNSITDKHESTKEIPQDVYTHSRWFIKAEAPDAKPFWIRPESFPETSAKKSTILYVVPMYERENKTFIGCLFIELTLREIEKALDNIHMDGTGFCFICDRDGNYIMHPSRNVEQNGNIAQHFGFSINETEKKEMIQNIRDGNECAFHLPISSVYKHGEFIFITPCENGWSMGFAVSGDMIWNKTKQLILLVGLFSLITGTTVCLLVYFFTKKYSKSLIALSKAVKDIGEGKFTVPIPKYKDKDEIGLLTRTFSNMQMELLSYLHEQELNIIAKQDYQTDLSVAKKIQMSILPKLTHEFTRDHNFRIGATLMTAKGVGGDLYDFFMADKNHLVLIIGDVCGKGIPAALFMAVTQTLQRGIAVPTKRVDKIVTELNTILYNNNDANMFVTYFCAIMDIRTGRISYCNAGHNPPFIRKESGDLIELSVRNGLPIAIFPQTYTYSETVLNPGDTLILYTDGVTEAFNPDQELFGEIRLKQAIACAMSSEPSFIIDTIIRHMNQFVRDYEQSDDITILAVTRTQEP
- a CDS encoding ATP-binding protein; this translates as MDSAEKACQQHGADLRSTNIVRLCIEELVTNALKYGSDENTRVTVSITLTFSQDNILLIIEDDARPFNPLTEAPNPNLTEKLEDRAIGGMGIYLLKNMTKSMSYQYSEHKNILTISI
- a CDS encoding STAS domain-containing protein, whose translation is MSLNISTQERSVGHFVISLSGKLDTETYSKLENLINNLTEDQVNSITLNMADLTYISSMGLRVIIQTTKILKECHGQLIITNATPPIQAVLEIAKTLPSLSIFSSTAEADAYLANIQKNTIK